Proteins from a single region of Anaerotignum faecicola:
- a CDS encoding NADPH:quinone reductase, with product MKAVQANSFGGPEVLELKDIPTPEPEKNQVRVRLYAAGINPSEAYTRTGTFYFCKPSIPYVPGCDGAGIIDKTGAGVENLFEGQRVFVAALQAKRNTGTYAEYVVCDETAVMPLPEGISFEQGACVGTPALTAYRALYYKAGIRPGETVLIHGASGAMGTAASQFANAAGLTVFGTCGSAETMPQLYENGVHEAFNHNDRGHFEEILDLTDGKGVDVIIESLANVNLENDASILSMGGRIVVVGNRGTIEFNPRLLMIKDSSVIGMSIYNAEAKEYSGCMRAVLSAMEHGFFRPVVGGRYGLGEAAKAHGDLLGGGFSKGNIIFSIR from the coding sequence ATGAAAGCTGTTCAGGCAAACAGTTTCGGCGGTCCGGAAGTATTGGAACTTAAAGATATACCGACGCCGGAACCTGAAAAAAATCAAGTCAGGGTGCGCCTTTATGCCGCCGGAATTAATCCGTCGGAGGCGTATACGAGAACGGGAACATTTTATTTCTGTAAACCGTCTATACCGTATGTGCCGGGGTGTGACGGAGCAGGCATAATCGATAAAACGGGAGCGGGCGTTGAAAACTTATTTGAAGGCCAACGCGTTTTTGTGGCGGCCCTGCAGGCCAAGCGCAACACGGGAACATACGCCGAATATGTTGTGTGTGACGAAACGGCCGTTATGCCTCTGCCGGAAGGAATAAGTTTTGAGCAGGGAGCGTGCGTTGGCACGCCGGCCCTTACCGCTTACAGGGCTCTGTATTATAAAGCGGGCATAAGGCCCGGAGAAACGGTCCTGATACACGGCGCAAGCGGAGCTATGGGGACTGCCGCGTCGCAGTTTGCAAATGCCGCCGGCCTTACGGTGTTTGGCACATGCGGAAGTGCGGAAACCATGCCGCAGCTTTACGAAAACGGCGTGCATGAAGCTTTCAACCATAATGACAGAGGGCATTTTGAAGAGATACTGGATTTAACGGATGGCAAGGGCGTTGATGTCATAATAGAATCCCTTGCAAATGTTAACCTTGAAAACGACGCTTCAATATTGTCAATGGGCGGCAGGATTGTTGTTGTTGGAAACAGGGGAACTATTGAATTTAATCCAAGGCTTTTGATGATAAAAGATTCTTCGGTGATAGGTATGTCGATATATAACGCGGAAGCAAAAGAATATTCAGGGTGTATGCGGGCGGTTTTATCCGCTATGGAACATGGGTTTTTCAGGCCTGTTGTGGGCGGAAGGTACGGCCTCGGCGAAGCGGCAAAAGCCCATGGAGATCTTTTGGGAGGAGGTTTTTCAAAGGGGAATATTATTTTTTCCATACGATGA
- a CDS encoding RidA family protein has translation MLKFTSTDKAPAAIGPYSQAVAVNGFLFTSGQVALMPGTGEIAGTTIEEQAERVMQNLKAILEENGVGFENVVKTTCFIADMNDFAAFNEIYGKYFTSKPARSCVAVKQLPKNLLCEVEVIAVLDK, from the coding sequence ATGTTAAAGTTCACAAGCACAGACAAGGCGCCGGCAGCTATCGGACCGTATTCGCAGGCAGTTGCAGTTAACGGTTTTTTATTTACATCGGGGCAGGTAGCTCTTATGCCGGGAACAGGCGAAATAGCAGGCACAACAATCGAAGAACAGGCGGAAAGGGTTATGCAGAACCTTAAAGCTATACTTGAAGAAAACGGCGTCGGCTTTGAAAATGTTGTTAAGACAACATGTTTTATCGCCGATATGAATGATTTTGCCGCTTTTAACGAAATTTACGGAAAATATTTTACAAGTAAGCCGGCGCGTTCATGCGTTGCCGTTAAACAGCTTCCGAAGAACCTCTTATGCGAAGTTGAAGTTATAGCAGTACTTGACAAATAA